The nucleotide window AACAATCGCGGCATTGCACACGAAAACGGGTCTATCGAGAGTCGGCACGGGCATCTCAAGACCCGCTTGGAGCAGGCCCTGCTGCTGCGTGGCAGTCATGACTTCGATGAGTTGGACGACTGGCGACACTTCGTTGCCCAGGTCGTCGCGCGCCACAATGCACGGCATCGGGACCGCCTGAGGGTCGAACGGCCACATCTGCAGCCGCTTCCGGCGCGCCGTAGCTGTGATTACGACGAGGCGCGCGTGAGGGTGACCTCGTCGGGCGGCTTCGTGTTCCGAAAGGTGTTCTACACCGTTCACTCTCGCCTGATCGGCTACGAGCTGAAGCTGCGCATCTTCGATGATCGCCTGGAGCTGTTCCTCGGCGGCACACCCCTCGAGACCCTACCGCGCGGGCGCCCGCCTGCCGGCGGGCGTGGGGGTCATGGCTATGTCGTTAGCTACCATCACGTCATCCACAGCTTGCGGGCCAAGCCTCAGGCCATCGCCAATCTGACCTACCGCGACGCGCTCTTCCCTCGCACTGAATACCGCCGATGCTGGGACGCGCTGACGGCTGCCGGACCGCTGCGGCAAGCCTGCCGGATCATGGTCGGCCTGCTGTGGCTCGCCCATGATCAGACCTGCGAGGCGGAATTGGCCGCGGCCCTCTCGGCAATCCTTGCCCGAGGCGAACTTCCGGTCCTCGGGGAACTGCGCTCCCGCTTCACGCGGACCGAAGGCGATGGTGGGCCCGATGTCCCGGTCTGCATCCCCTCTGCCGGCAGCTACGATGACCTGATCCAAGGACAGGGAGCGGCCGCATGAGCATGACCGTGGAAACCGCAACACTGCCGACCTTACTGACGGCGCTCAGGCTGCCCACGGTTGCCCGCCTCTGGCCGGAGTTCTGCACCCGTGCCGACAAGGAGGGTTGGCCGGCCGAACGCTTGTTGGCGGCGCTGTGCGAGCTGGAGCTGAGCGAGCGGGAACAGCGCCGCATCCAACGTCATCTTGCCGCTGCAAGGCTGCCACAAGGGAAAACGCTCGACGCCTTCGACTTCCTGGCGGTCCCCACCTTGAGCCAGGCCCGCGTCAGAGCGCTGGTCGAAGGCGACAGCTGGCTGCAGGCAGGGCACAATTTGCTGGCCTTCGGCCCGCCCGGCTCGGGCAAGACGCACCTCGCGGGGGCCATCGGATACGAACTCATCCAACGAGGGTACCGTGTGCTTATGGCAAGGACGTCGGACCTGGTCCAACGCCTGCAAGTGGCGCGGCAGGACCTGGCGCTCACTCAGGAGATCGCGAAGCTCGACAAGTTCGACCTGCTCATCCTCGACGACCTGTCGTACGTGCGAAAGGACCAGGCCGAGACCAGTGCCCTCTTCGAGCTCATCTCCGCACGATACGAGCGGCGCTCTATCATGATCACGGCCAATCAGCCGTTCAGTGGTTGGGACGCCATCTTCCCCGACAGGGCGATGACCATCGCCGCCATCGATCGGCTCGTTCACCATGCAACAATCTTCGAGATGAACGTCGAAAGCTACCGACGCCGTGCCGCCTATGCCGCCGCGACATCGCTCAGCGACATCGAAGATGACCGCGACAAACAACAGCCCGAAAAGGAGATCGCCACAGCGAAGGACAACTCGCGGCCAGCGACATTGAGCAGCGACATCGAAACTTGATCTGACGGCCGCAAACCGGCACCGTCAAAAAACGTCACCGTCATCCACCTGCGATGTCGCCCAGCACTCAACTGCGATGTCGCGCCACAACGCCAAATTCTTCAGCCATGCGAACGGAGATTGCGAGCCGATACTCCCGCTCCCACTCAAAGGCCCTATGCTTGAAAAAGAACCGGTCGAGCATGCCAACGCCACGCATGTGAACCTTTGTCAGATCGACATATTGGACCGGACCACCCCACAGATCTTCGACGTCATATTCCGGTTCGAGACGGAAGGGCTTGAAGGCTGAGCAGATGCGATCAGGCGTGGTGCAGATCGCGATGCCCTTGTGCTCTCCAGCGTAGAGCTTCCACATGGCATCGCTCTCGTACGCGGCGCGATGCCAGCAGCTGATCTTGGTCAACCGCTTCAGTCGGAAGAAGGCGCGCTCGACACTCTCCATTTCGGCGTAGCGTGGATCCGGAGGCGGCACGTTCAACTGGACAGCCACGGCACCTTCAAACGGATCGATGAACTGGTTGGCCGATGCAAAATAGAGCCGACTATCCGTCAGCATTGAAA belongs to Salipiger profundus and includes:
- a CDS encoding DUF2971 domain-containing protein, coding for MREVGELHVKGDEMLWKYFRFDRFLSMLTDSRLYFASANQFIDPFEGAVAVQLNVPPPDPRYAEMESVERAFFRLKRLTKISCWHRAAYESDAMWKLYAGEHKGIAICTTPDRICSAFKPFRLEPEYDVEDLWGGPVQYVDLTKVHMRGVGMLDRFFFKHRAFEWEREYRLAISVRMAEEFGVVARHRS
- the istB gene encoding IS21-like element helper ATPase IstB; its protein translation is MSMTVETATLPTLLTALRLPTVARLWPEFCTRADKEGWPAERLLAALCELELSEREQRRIQRHLAAARLPQGKTLDAFDFLAVPTLSQARVRALVEGDSWLQAGHNLLAFGPPGSGKTHLAGAIGYELIQRGYRVLMARTSDLVQRLQVARQDLALTQEIAKLDKFDLLILDDLSYVRKDQAETSALFELISARYERRSIMITANQPFSGWDAIFPDRAMTIAAIDRLVHHATIFEMNVESYRRRAAYAAATSLSDIEDDRDKQQPEKEIATAKDNSRPATLSSDIET
- the istA gene encoding IS21 family transposase — encoded protein: MPGRFITDRQHEDYMTLRQHHTQKIAAAKAGFSVSTGARIERDPRPPSQKRRERRHGGGKPDPLAGLWDEEIVPLIEATPGLRPIAVLEEMQYRHPDRDLSSARRTLERRMRLWRAEHGPDREVIFRQSHPPGREGMSDFFDARALGVTIAGVPLAHRIYHFTLVHSGWEHAEVVLGGESYTALAGGLQNALWLLGGAPREHRTDSLSAAFANLDRDAREDLRTRYDALCADYGMEATRNNRGIAHENGSIESRHGHLKTRLEQALLLRGSHDFDELDDWRHFVAQVVARHNARHRDRLRVERPHLQPLPARRSCDYDEARVRVTSSGGFVFRKVFYTVHSRLIGYELKLRIFDDRLELFLGGTPLETLPRGRPPAGGRGGHGYVVSYHHVIHSLRAKPQAIANLTYRDALFPRTEYRRCWDALTAAGPLRQACRIMVGLLWLAHDQTCEAELAAALSAILARGELPVLGELRSRFTRTEGDGGPDVPVCIPSAGSYDDLIQGQGAAA